TCCGGCAGTGTGAGCGTGAAGACCGCCCCGCCGCCCGGCGCGTTGGCCGCGGTGACGTCGCCGCCGAGCATCCGCGCGTGATCGCGGGAGACCGCGAGCCCGAGGCCGGCGCCCTGGGGGAGGGCGCCGTCCGTGCGCTCGCCCTGACGGAACGCGTCGAAGATCAGCTCGTGCTCGCTCTCGGGGACTCCCGGGCCGGTGTCGCTGATGATGAACGCCACACCGTCGTCACGCGGCTCGAGCCGGGCACGGACCGTCCCCGAGTCGGTGAACTTCACGGCATTGCCGACGAGGTTGAGCAGTATCTGCCGGACCTTCCCCGCGTCCGTGACGAGCGAAGGCGCCGCGTCGGGCAGATCGAGTTCGAGGGCCAGGCCCTTCTCGGCAGCGGCGGGCCGCAGCGTCTCGACGGCGTCGGACAGCAGGTCGGCGCCGTCCACGGCGGCGAGCCGCACCCTCACGGTGCCCGCCTCGATCTTCGACAGGTCGAGCAACGCGTCCACCAGGCCGAGCAGGTGGGTGCCCGCACGGTGGATCATCTCCGCCTGGGAGCGCTGCTCGTCGGACAGCTCGCCGCTCATGCCCTGCGAAAGCAGGCTCGAGAAGCCGATGATCGAGTTGAGCGGCGTGCGCAGCTCGTGACTCATCCGTGCGAGGAAGTGGCTCTTCGCGTCGTTGGCCTCCGCGAGTTCCTGCGTGCGAGCTGCGATGAGGTCCTCCAGGCTGTGCCGGTGCGCTTCGAGTGCCTCGCGTGCCTCCGCGAGGTGCGTCGTGCGCTCGGATACCTGCCACCTGAGCAGCGCTATCCCTACGGCGGCGAGCAGCAGGAGTACGCCGATGCCGCCGAGCGCGGTGTAGATCCACGTCGGGGTCCTGACCACCGGTGGCGGCATCCAGTCTCCGAACGCCCGGTAGTACGGCGAGGCGGGCTCGGCGATCCAGGAGTCGAGGTGCCGGTCGACCGCGTCGAGGAGGTCGTGGTTCTTGCCCTCCGCGGTCGCGAAGAACAGCGGCACCGGGTTGAAGACGATCGGCGTCTTCTTCAGCCCCGACGTGGCGGCGAAGTAGTCGCCGAACAGGTGGTTGGCGATCGCGGCGTCCGCCGTGCCGCTACGGGCGGCCTCGAACGCCTCCGCGAGCGAGCCCACAGGCACCACGGTGATCTCGTAGCCGAATCCGTTCACGATCTGTGTGAACGCCGTCTGCTGGATCGAGCCATCGAGCACCGCGACGCGCATGCCCTCGAGGTCGGTGAGTCGCTCGATCTGCACGTTCGCCGGCGTGTAGACGTACGACCAGCTCTGCACCACCGGTGTGGCGTGGAAGTCGTAGACCCTGTCCCTCTCGGCCGAGTACGCTACGTCCGGCATGAGATCGATCGTGCCGTCCTCGAGGTTCGCGAGGCACTTCGACCACTCGCCGGGGACGTACTCGAGCGTCCAGCCCTCCTCCGTGGCCACGGATTCGAGCAGGTCGATGAAGATCCCGGACGGTGTGCCTTCCTCGTCCGTGAAGATCTTCGGCTCGTTCTCGTAGATGCCGACGCGGATGGTGCGAGGCGCGGCGAAGGCCGGGGTTGCGGCCGCGAGCACGAGCAGGGCCGCGGTGGCCACGCATCGCAGAGCGCCGCTGCGGACCGTCCCCGGATGGCGCGTGCCGGCGGTCATCCGTGTCCTCCCAGTCGCCGGAAGAGGTGCGACACGGACGATACGCGCACTCAAGCCCCCACTCAACGCGACAGCCGACGGGTGGTTGTCGCAGCCCTGACCGCGTGGTACTCTACGGCTCCGCCGCGAGGCGGCAATCACATACTGCGGGGTGGAGCAGTCTGGTAGCTCGTCGGGCTCATAACCCGAAGGTCACAGGTTCAAATCCTGTCCCCGCGACCAGAACATCAGACAGGGTGCCGGCAGGTGCCCTGTTCTCGTGTCCGGGTCCATGTGGTCCGCGTGGGGGCGGACCTTCAACAAGACCGCCACACACGACGGTCCGTCGTCTCAGCTCGTGCCAGCCAGTCCCTCGGTCTCCCCTCGCCGTGCGGCGTCTTGGCATGGCTGAGAAGCTGTGACCAGCCTGTTTGTGCTGCCACACCGCTCGCGCCCCGATTCCAGCCGTTCGCTGAGGCGTTGACACCACTCACCGGTCTCTCGGTTTCCCGGGAAGGTGAGCGCGGCGACGCGGGCGAATACCTTGCCTGCCGGGACGGGATCCTTTGTCGGAACCTCGGCTTGGCGGGGAAGTGGGTGAGGGAACGTGGAGCTGGCCGCTCTGCTCTTCACGGCGTTCTTGCTGGTGGGACTGCTGATAGCGGTCCTGTTGGTGAGCCTGCCGCGCAAGCTTGCACCGCGCGAGCCGGCGGTCGCGAAGTCCCGGCCGTACGAATGCGGCGAGATCCCGGTCGGACCACCCTGGATACGCTTCCGCGTCGCGTATTACATCTTCGCGCTGATCTTCGTCGTCTTCGACATCGAGGCGGTCTTCCTGTACCCGTGGGCTGTCATCTACCGCCAACTCGGCCTGTTCGGCCTGGTCGAGATGGCGATCTTCGTCGGCATCCTGGCGCTCGGACTGGCGTACGCGTGGCGCAAGGGGGTGCTGGAGTGGGTGTAGACGAACAGTCGGGCGTGATCACCGGCCCGATAGGAAGCCTCATCGCCTGGGCGCGCGGCCGCTCTCTGTGGCCGCTGACGTTCGGGATAGCATGCTGCGCCATCGAGATGATGACGTGCGGCTCGTCGCGCTACGACACCGACCGCTTCGGCATCTTCTTCCGAGGCTCTCCCCGCCAGTCCGACGTCATGATCGTGGCGGGCACGGTCACTCCGAAGATGGCCTCTCGCGTCCTGCGGCTCTACGAGCAGATGGCGTCGCCGAAGTACGTGGTCGCCATGGGATCGTGCGCGATCAGCGGAGGACCGTTCGCCGAAGGCTACAACGTCCTTCCCGGCGTCGACGGGATCGTCCCGGTCGACATCTACGTGCCCGGGTGTCCGCCGAGGCCGGAGGCGCTGATCAACGCGCTGATCACCCTTCAGGACCGCATCATCGCGGGCGACCCGTCGGCCGCGCGGCTCGCGGCGCGCCATGCCGAAGGACCGTGCTCGTGAGCGGGCCCGCGAGCGCCACGCGCCCCGCGCTCGAGGGCATCCCCTCGGCGGATCCCACGGGGTCGATCGGGCCCGGCGGCATCGAGGCCTGTCTGGTCGGGCGCGAGGACCTCCTCGCGGTCGTCGGCGAGTTGCGCGAACGACGCGGCTTCCGCCACTTGTCGTGCCTGACGGCAGTGGACGGCGACGGCGGGCTCGAGATGGTCTACGTCCTCGCGCGCCGCGAGGATCACGTCCACGTCGCGATCAAGGTGCCGCTGCGCGACGGGTCGCTGGACGTGCCGTCGCTGTCGGCCGCCTGGCCGGGCGCCGAGTGGCTCGAGCGAGAGGTCTACGACCTGTTCGGCGTGACATTCAGCGGCCACCCGGACCTGCGCAGGATCGTTCTGAGCGAGGACTTCGTCGGGCACCCGCTGCGCAAGTCGTTCACGGTCGGCGCGAGGGGCTCCGGGAAGGAGGACAGCCTCGGGCCCGCGATGAGCGCGGCCATGTCGCCGGTGGCGGCAGTGCACGAAGCGCCTGTCGAGCGCGAAGCGCCGCGTCCCGGATCGCGGGTCGTGGGCGGCTACTCGGCGGACGGCCTGTTGCGCACCGAGCGCATCATCCTGAACATGGGCCCGCAGCACCCGAGCACGCACGGCGTGCTGCACCTGCTGCTGGCGCTCGAGGGCGAGATCGTCGTCGCGTCCGAGCCGTCGATCGGCTACCTGCACCGCTGCATCGAGAAGCTCTGCGAGTCCAGATCGTACAAGCAGTGCATCGCACTGATGGACCGGTGCGACTACGTGTCCGGCTTCAACACCGAGCTCGCGTATCTGCTGGCCGTCGAGGAATTGGCGGGGATCGAGGTCCCGCGCAAGGCCGAGTACATCCGCGTGCTGATGTGCGAGCTCGTGCGCTTCACGAGCCACCTGGTGTGGCTCGGCACCTACGGGCTCGACCTCGGCGCGCTCACTCCGTTCCTGTACTGCTTCCGGGAGCGCGAGGCCGTCCTCGACTTCTTCGAGGAGGTCACGGGTGGCCGGATGATGTTCAACTACTTCCGGCCCGGCGGTGTCAAGGACGACCTGCCGGCGGGCGCCGCCGGTCGCATGCTCGAGCTCCTGCGCGGCATGGATGCCGCCGTGGACGAGTACGAGAGCCTGCTCACTCGCAACGAGATCTTCCTCGCGCGCACGAAGGGCGTGGGCTGGATGTCGCCGCGTGCCCTGGAGGAGTTCTGCGTGACCGGACCGATGGCGCGCGCCTCGGGTGTCGACTTCGACGTCAGGCGCGACGAACCGTACTCGGCGTACTCGGACTTCGACGTCCGCGTGCCCGTCGCCGAGGGCGGGGACTGCTTCGACCGCTACGCCGTGCGCGTGGCCGAGATGCGCGAGTCGGCGCGCATCGCCAGGCTCGCCTTGGAGGGCATGCCCGAGGGCCCGCACGTCGCCGAGGGCGTGCCCAGGACACTCAAGCCCCCGGCGGGTGAGGCGTACCGGCGCGTGGAGAGCCCGCGCGGCGAGCTCGGCGCGTACGTGGTCAGCGACGGTTCGGCTCAGCCCTGGCGCATGAAGCTGCGCTCGCCAGCGCTGTCGAACCTGCACATCGTGCCGGCCACTCTCGCCGGC
The sequence above is a segment of the Actinomycetota bacterium genome. Coding sequences within it:
- a CDS encoding transporter substrate-binding domain-containing protein, with amino-acid sequence MTAGTRHPGTVRSGALRCVATAALLVLAAATPAFAAPRTIRVGIYENEPKIFTDEEGTPSGIFIDLLESVATEEGWTLEYVPGEWSKCLANLEDGTIDLMPDVAYSAERDRVYDFHATPVVQSWSYVYTPANVQIERLTDLEGMRVAVLDGSIQQTAFTQIVNGFGYEITVVPVGSLAEAFEAARSGTADAAIANHLFGDYFAATSGLKKTPIVFNPVPLFFATAEGKNHDLLDAVDRHLDSWIAEPASPYYRAFGDWMPPPVVRTPTWIYTALGGIGVLLLLAAVGIALLRWQVSERTTHLAEAREALEAHRHSLEDLIAARTQELAEANDAKSHFLARMSHELRTPLNSIIGFSSLLSQGMSGELSDEQRSQAEMIHRAGTHLLGLVDALLDLSKIEAGTVRVRLAAVDGADLLSDAVETLRPAAAEKGLALELDLPDAAPSLVTDAGKVRQILLNLVGNAVKFTDSGTVRARLEPRDDGVAFIISDTGPGVPESEHELIFDAFRQGERTDGALPQGAGLGLAVSRDHARMLGGDVTAANAPGGGAVFTLTLPERCPEPEDDSEA
- a CDS encoding NADH-quinone oxidoreductase subunit B — its product is MRRDPGRTTLDTLPRRVLHLRADLRRLRHRGGLPVPVGCHLPPTRPVRPGRDGDLRRHPGARTGVRVAQGGAGVGVDEQSGVITGPIGSLIAWARGRSLWPLTFGIACCAIEMMTCGSSRYDTDRFGIFFRGSPRQSDVMIVAGTVTPKMASRVLRLYEQMASPKYVVAMGSCAISGGPFAEGYNVLPGVDGIVPVDIYVPGCPPRPEALINALITLQDRIIAGDPSAARLAARHAEGPCS
- a CDS encoding NADH-quinone oxidoreductase subunit D; this translates as MSAEAGGADQRADHPSGPHHRGRPVGRAARGAPCRRTVLVSGPASATRPALEGIPSADPTGSIGPGGIEACLVGREDLLAVVGELRERRGFRHLSCLTAVDGDGGLEMVYVLARREDHVHVAIKVPLRDGSLDVPSLSAAWPGAEWLEREVYDLFGVTFSGHPDLRRIVLSEDFVGHPLRKSFTVGARGSGKEDSLGPAMSAAMSPVAAVHEAPVEREAPRPGSRVVGGYSADGLLRTERIILNMGPQHPSTHGVLHLLLALEGEIVVASEPSIGYLHRCIEKLCESRSYKQCIALMDRCDYVSGFNTELAYLLAVEELAGIEVPRKAEYIRVLMCELVRFTSHLVWLGTYGLDLGALTPFLYCFREREAVLDFFEEVTGGRMMFNYFRPGGVKDDLPAGAAGRMLELLRGMDAAVDEYESLLTRNEIFLARTKGVGWMSPRALEEFCVTGPMARASGVDFDVRRDEPYSAYSDFDVRVPVAEGGDCFDRYAVRVAEMRESARIARLALEGMPEGPHVAEGVPRTLKPPAGEAYRRVESPRGELGAYVVSDGSAQPWRMKLRSPALSNLHIVPATLAGCRIGDVVAILASVDVVLGEIDR